One stretch of Periplaneta americana isolate PAMFEO1 chromosome 1, P.americana_PAMFEO1_priV1, whole genome shotgun sequence DNA includes these proteins:
- the ClpP gene encoding ATP-dependent Clp protease proteolytic subunit, mitochondrial: MWLKGRRLLNVLHLSRQLHADRTLRSPLVPIVIEQTGRGERAYDIYSRLLKERIICVMGPISDDLSSLVVAQLLFLQSESSKKPVHMYINSPGGSVTAGLGIYDTMQYILPPIATWCVGQACSMASLLLAAGAPGMRHALPNARIMIHQPSGGVQGQATDIQIQAEEIIKLKRQINGLYVKHTGLPLEKIESSMERDKFMSPVDAKEFGIIDKILDHPPKHGEKAESNEQCSVASS, translated from the exons ATGTGGCTAAAAGGAAGAAGACTTTTAAATGTTTTG CACCTCAGCAGGCAGCTGCATGCAGACAGGACACTCAGGTCGCCGCTAGTTCCGATTGTGATTGAACAGACGGGACGGGGCGAGCGGGCGTATGACATATATTCACGTCTGCTGAAGGAGCGAATCATCTGCGTCATGGGGCCG ATCTCAGACGACCTGTCTTCACTTGTAGTCGCACAGCTGCTGTTCCTGCAGTCAGAGAGCAGCAAGAAGCCCGTGCACATGTACATCAACAG TCCAGGGGGCAGCGTGACGGCAGGCCTGGGCATCTATGACACGATGCAGTACATCCTGCCGCCGATTGCCACGTGGTGCGTGGGGCAGGCCTGCAGCATGGCGAGTCTGTTGCTGGCCGCAGGGGCCCCCGGCATGAGACACGCCCTGCCCAATGCCCGCATCATGATCCACCAGCCGTCCGGAGGCGTGCAG GGTCAGGCAACAGACATCCAGATTCAGGCAGAGGAGATCATCAAGTTGAAGCGGCAGATCAACGGGCTGTATGTGAAGCACACGGGCTTGCCTCTGGAGAAGATAG AGTCCAGCATGGAGCGGGACAAGTTCATGTCACCCGTTGACGCAAAGGAGTTTGGCATCATTGACAAGATCCTGGACCACCCACCCAAGCATGGGGAGAAGGCGGAGAGCAACGAACAGTGCAGCGTAGCCAGCAGCTAG